From the genome of Cytobacillus firmus, one region includes:
- a CDS encoding right-handed parallel beta-helix repeat-containing protein — protein sequence MAVINVLAGESINDAFNDADPGDTIRVAAGVFEENVVIPAGLDRLRLLGAGIGQTILDGTGSPGDGIVVNSSFVTISGFTVRDYTEDGIDIFTSDNILRDIEVRNNGSDGIDMPSGDRNLIFKITSVQNGIAGIHIDGSSNYVVESKFKENESFGIILHGSINLVLRNRVIGNAVDGIEVAGGHIVIDNVSKNNGDDGIDVGSDGNFIFGNNFNRNTSDGIDLSEFANNLVFNNNVKNNSEDGIDVAGGNNNSIVGNKVKKNAFTGIELDSDSDENIVDQNLVKKNVGPGILLTSDANDNAVRENTLSGNTPDIQADTPADTNNTFDENDCQTSSPPGLCS from the coding sequence ATGGCAGTAATTAATGTTCTTGCAGGCGAAAGTATTAATGACGCTTTTAATGATGCAGATCCTGGAGATACAATCCGGGTAGCTGCAGGCGTTTTTGAAGAAAATGTTGTCATTCCAGCTGGACTGGATCGCCTTAGACTTCTGGGGGCAGGGATCGGCCAGACGATTCTGGACGGTACAGGATCTCCAGGTGATGGGATTGTTGTGAACTCGAGCTTTGTGACAATTTCTGGTTTTACAGTAAGGGACTATACTGAAGATGGAATTGACATTTTTACCAGTGATAACATCCTTCGAGATATAGAGGTTCGAAACAATGGAAGTGACGGAATTGATATGCCATCTGGTGATCGCAACTTAATTTTTAAGATTACCTCGGTACAAAACGGGATTGCAGGAATCCACATCGATGGTAGCAGCAATTATGTGGTCGAAAGCAAGTTTAAAGAAAACGAATCCTTCGGGATAATTTTGCATGGATCAATAAATTTGGTGTTGAGGAATAGGGTAATTGGCAACGCAGTCGATGGTATTGAGGTAGCTGGCGGACACATTGTTATCGATAATGTTTCCAAAAACAACGGTGATGATGGGATCGACGTTGGTTCCGATGGTAACTTCATCTTTGGGAATAACTTTAACCGCAACACCAGCGATGGAATCGATCTATCTGAGTTTGCAAATAACTTAGTTTTTAATAACAATGTGAAAAATAACAGCGAGGATGGAATTGATGTAGCAGGCGGAAATAACAATAGCATTGTGGGCAATAAAGTAAAGAAAAACGCGTTTACAGGAATTGAACTGGATAGTGACTCTGACGAAAACATCGTAGACCAAAACCTGGTGAAAAAGAACGTTGGTCCTGGAATCCTTTTAACATCGGATGCAAATGACAACGCTGTTCGAGAGAATACACTCAGTGGCAATACACCGGACATTCAAGCAGATACCCCAGCTGATACAAATAAC
- a CDS encoding right-handed parallel beta-helix repeat-containing protein — MAVINVPAGGSINTAFIGANPGDTIRVAAGVFQENVVIPPGLDRLRLLGAGKGQTILDGTGSPGDGIVVTSSFVTIAGFTIRDYSVNGILVNSSDNIIRDLEVQNNGNIGIYTAADRNLVIKIESNENGSDGIHIDGSSNYVIESKFIENEDFGIVLHGFNNLALRNRVLSNALSGIELESGPHYVIDNVSKGNEDDGISVLADGNLIIGNNANRNTNDGIDLTGFQNNLIFNNNIKNNNEDGIDAAGGDNNKVIANKVKKNAFTGIELDSDSDQNIVDQNLVKKNVGPGILLTSTANDNAVRENTLSGNTPDIQADDPADENNTFDENDCQTSSPPGLCS, encoded by the coding sequence ATGGCAGTAATTAATGTTCCTGCTGGCGGCAGTATTAACACAGCTTTCATTGGAGCAAATCCTGGAGATACAATCCGGGTAGCTGCAGGTGTTTTTCAAGAGAATGTAGTTATTCCACCTGGATTGGATCGACTTAGACTTCTGGGTGCAGGAAAAGGACAGACAATACTCGATGGGACAGGTTCCCCAGGGGATGGAATCGTTGTAACCTCAAGCTTTGTAACCATCGCCGGTTTTACGATAAGAGACTACAGTGTTAATGGAATTCTAGTCAATTCAAGTGACAACATCATCCGTGATCTTGAAGTACAAAACAATGGAAATATCGGAATCTATACAGCTGCTGATCGTAATTTAGTTATTAAAATTGAATCCAACGAGAATGGTTCCGATGGAATTCACATAGATGGGAGCAGCAACTATGTAATCGAGAGTAAGTTTATAGAAAATGAAGATTTTGGAATTGTTCTGCATGGTTTCAACAATCTCGCTTTAAGAAACAGAGTATTAAGTAACGCACTCTCAGGGATTGAATTGGAAAGCGGTCCACACTATGTCATTGATAATGTTTCAAAAGGGAATGAGGATGATGGGATCTCTGTGCTTGCGGATGGAAACCTCATTATTGGCAATAATGCGAATCGAAATACAAACGATGGAATCGACCTCACTGGCTTTCAAAATAACCTAATTTTTAATAACAATATAAAAAATAATAACGAAGATGGAATTGATGCAGCAGGCGGAGATAACAACAAGGTCATCGCCAATAAAGTAAAGAAGAACGCCTTTACAGGCATTGAGCTAGATAGTGACTCGGATCAGAACATTGTAGATCAGAACTTGGTGAAAAAGAACGTAGGACCTGGTATTCTTTTAACCTCCACTGCAAATGACAACGCTGTTCGTGAGAATACACTCAGCGGCAATACACCGGACATTCAAGCAGATGACCCGGCTGATGAGAATAACACGTTTGATGAAAACGATTGTCAAACCAGTTCCCCTCCAGGACTCTGCTCCTAA